In Paenibacillus kyungheensis, the following are encoded in one genomic region:
- a CDS encoding phytoene desaturase family protein produces MKRHVAIVGSGIGGLTTALLLSKQGVKVTIFEKSSTVGGRIAFEYEGDERIDQGPTIVLLPEMLHGIMEEAGVSRDKIPLIECDPLYRVHYPDGKVLTKHRKSEIQAEEVERVFPGQGANFSRFMREMSPLFARGQASFLERDFPNWKHFFTPDNLSLMLNLRAYRNLSSAAGLYFKNNQLREAYSLQSLYIGGIPEKSPGLYTMLPYAEHAFGIWMIKGGYGRLPEILAQELAERGIEIQLNRTVEKLEIQNGVCLGVQVDGERHHFDAVLYNGDFPNISALMDKELTKPRRTPYQPSSGCVLIYAGTNRRWDDMLTHQFFLPPSLNDSLRQAFSQRQLPEDPAFYVFNPVAVDPDAAAEGQSVLYFLIPVTDEAGIDWERDIPRLVEHVLEAAERRGFPELRSSIKWTKVRTPADALRSGLYGGGSFGIAPVIGQSGVYRPQPKPFPHIRGLYAAGASVHPGGGVPIVMQGARMAAHQMLKELGI; encoded by the coding sequence ATGAAGCGTCATGTAGCGATAGTAGGCAGTGGTATAGGTGGCTTAACAACGGCTTTGCTGCTTAGTAAGCAAGGTGTGAAAGTAACGATATTTGAAAAAAGTAGTACTGTAGGCGGTCGGATTGCTTTTGAATACGAAGGTGACGAACGGATCGATCAAGGGCCAACAATTGTACTGCTACCTGAAATGCTTCATGGTATTATGGAAGAAGCAGGTGTATCTCGTGATAAAATTCCATTGATTGAATGTGATCCACTTTATCGTGTTCATTATCCAGATGGCAAAGTACTCACCAAACACCGTAAGTCCGAGATTCAGGCAGAAGAAGTAGAGCGCGTTTTTCCAGGACAAGGAGCTAATTTCAGTCGCTTTATGCGCGAGATGAGTCCATTGTTTGCTAGAGGACAAGCTTCATTTCTAGAACGTGATTTTCCGAACTGGAAACATTTTTTCACACCGGACAATTTATCGTTAATGCTTAATCTGCGTGCTTACCGCAATCTAAGTAGCGCTGCTGGATTGTATTTCAAAAATAATCAATTGCGTGAAGCTTATTCCTTACAAAGTCTGTATATTGGCGGTATTCCTGAAAAATCACCGGGACTGTATACGATGCTTCCTTATGCTGAACATGCTTTTGGCATATGGATGATCAAAGGTGGATACGGTAGATTACCTGAGATTCTGGCGCAAGAATTGGCAGAGCGTGGGATTGAGATTCAATTGAACCGCACTGTAGAAAAGCTAGAAATTCAGAATGGAGTCTGTCTGGGTGTTCAAGTTGATGGAGAACGACACCATTTCGATGCAGTACTGTATAATGGAGACTTCCCTAATATTTCAGCATTAATGGACAAAGAACTGACCAAACCCCGTCGTACACCGTACCAACCGTCTTCTGGTTGTGTATTGATCTATGCGGGAACCAATCGTAGATGGGATGATATGCTAACCCATCAATTCTTTTTACCACCAAGTCTCAATGATAGTCTTAGACAAGCGTTTAGTCAGCGACAGTTGCCAGAAGATCCGGCTTTTTATGTATTTAATCCGGTAGCTGTTGATCCAGATGCAGCGGCAGAAGGACAAAGTGTATTGTACTTTTTGATTCCGGTGACAGATGAAGCGGGAATAGATTGGGAACGAGATATACCTCGTCTTGTTGAGCATGTATTAGAAGCAGCAGAACGGCGTGGATTTCCAGAGCTTCGTTCTTCTATCAAATGGACCAAAGTACGTACACCCGCAGATGCACTGCGTAGCGGATTGTATGGAGGCGGAAGTTTTGGGATTGCTCCAGTCATTGGACAGTCCGGTGTATATCGTCCACAGCCCAAGCCTTTTCCACATATTCGAGGATTGTATGCAGCAGGCGCTTCGGTTCATCCGGGCGGCGGCGTACCGATTGTTATGCAAGGAGCAAGGATGGCTGCACATCAAATGTTAAAGGAGTTGGGAATTTGA
- a CDS encoding phytoene desaturase family protein, which translates to MKANHSNRKAIVIGAGPGGLAAGMLLASQGYEVNMYEKQSVVGGRSSQLTLGEYRFDRGATFLMMPHLIEELFSVAKRSLYDYVEMQELTPMYSLHFGDTVFQPSRDREDTAAQIATLFPGDEAGYYRYLEEEDVKLEKVMPLLRRPFSNLTDYMRADVFRALPKLHLNDTVYGRLSKYFKDERLKMSFAFQAKYLGMSAWDCPGTFTILSYLEHRYGLFHPKGGINAIFESMAKVISEHGGHVHTGIGVKQVITEGRTAKGVVLDNGETVYADHIVINADFSTAMNQLFAPGVLQKYAPDKLAAKKYSCSAAMLYLGVDGAVDLPHHSVHFSEDYHRNVDEIMKQKTLSEDPSIYVHNPSVLDPTLAPAGKSALYILMPTPNLTGETDWEDKREQVKEQMLSRAEMIPQLADLRERIEELSFFTPLDWEQQLDVYQGATFNLTHHLDQMMTFRPHNRFEELDGVWLVGGGTHPGSGLPTIFESARISTSMIFKQDGIVITDDIHADQVMTEVTHS; encoded by the coding sequence ATGAAAGCCAATCATTCAAATCGAAAAGCAATTGTTATTGGAGCAGGCCCGGGTGGACTTGCAGCAGGAATGTTACTTGCTAGTCAGGGATATGAAGTGAATATGTACGAGAAACAATCTGTTGTTGGAGGGCGGTCTTCGCAATTGACGTTGGGGGAGTATCGTTTTGATCGTGGAGCAACATTTTTAATGATGCCTCATTTGATTGAAGAGTTATTCAGCGTAGCCAAACGTTCATTATATGATTACGTAGAAATGCAAGAATTAACACCGATGTACAGCTTGCATTTTGGTGATACAGTATTCCAACCTTCTCGTGATCGTGAAGATACGGCAGCGCAGATAGCGACACTTTTCCCCGGTGATGAAGCAGGGTATTATCGTTATCTGGAAGAAGAAGATGTGAAGCTGGAAAAAGTCATGCCACTACTGCGCAGACCTTTTTCCAATCTGACCGACTATATGCGTGCAGATGTTTTTCGTGCTTTACCGAAGCTTCATCTCAATGATACGGTATATGGACGGTTATCCAAATATTTCAAAGACGAGCGCTTAAAAATGTCTTTTGCTTTTCAAGCGAAGTATTTAGGCATGTCGGCTTGGGATTGTCCGGGTACATTTACGATATTGTCGTATTTAGAACATCGTTACGGGCTATTTCATCCCAAAGGCGGAATTAACGCTATATTCGAAAGTATGGCTAAGGTAATCTCTGAGCATGGAGGTCACGTACATACAGGTATAGGCGTGAAGCAAGTAATTACCGAAGGACGTACAGCCAAGGGGGTTGTACTGGACAACGGGGAGACTGTATATGCAGATCATATCGTGATCAATGCTGATTTTTCGACAGCGATGAATCAGTTATTTGCACCCGGTGTATTGCAGAAATATGCTCCAGATAAGTTAGCAGCTAAAAAGTATTCTTGTTCTGCGGCTATGCTTTATCTAGGTGTTGATGGAGCTGTAGATTTACCACATCATTCAGTTCATTTCTCGGAAGATTATCATCGCAATGTGGATGAGATTATGAAGCAAAAAACATTGTCTGAAGATCCATCGATCTATGTTCATAACCCATCAGTACTTGATCCTACATTAGCTCCTGCTGGCAAATCAGCATTATATATTTTGATGCCAACACCGAACTTAACTGGTGAGACCGATTGGGAAGATAAGCGTGAACAGGTGAAAGAACAGATGTTATCTCGGGCAGAAATGATTCCACAATTAGCGGACTTGCGCGAACGGATCGAAGAGCTGAGCTTTTTCACACCGCTAGATTGGGAACAGCAGTTAGATGTATATCAAGGGGCTACGTTTAATCTGACCCATCATTTGGATCAGATGATGACATTCCGTCCGCATAATCGTTTTGAAGAATTAGACGGTGTATGGTTGGTCGGCGGCGGAACTCATCCGGGTAGTGGCTTACCGACTATTTTCGAATCTGCGCGTATCAGTACCAGTATGATCTTCAAGCAAGATGGCATCGTTATCACAGATGATATTCATGCCGATCAAGTAATGACCGAGGTTACTCATTCATGA
- a CDS encoding phospholipase D family protein produces the protein MSSFSNNKSPIHAAQRKSSRRFQRSHWVRYVLGLLIVWLIAVMIYQTNKPLPPGVSYESPLYTVDHVNFYYDLTYPAPGTGDRFTQKRQIYDRILKMIDSAQQYVIIDIFLFNDYVHKGQKYPKLSEGLADKLIERKKAVPDLKVVFITDEVNTNYNSGPNGLLEKLKQNGIDVVLTDVDPLRDSTPVYSAIWRTFFQWFGQAGKGWVPNMMATDGPDVTFRSYLKLINVKANHRKVVATENSALVSTGNVHDASAYHSNVAFEVQGPIIGDILKSEQAVIDLSGSSVQLPTYKEPASNATKPKGEIQLRYITEGKVFDRLLEAIDDTKQGDTLWMGMFYLADKDVTSRLMEASKRGVKIQLILDPNQNAFGQDKIGIPNRPVAAELKNASSGKIDVRWYNTTDEQYHTKMMYIDKASGNDLIIGGSSNFTPRNLKDYNLENDFWISAPGDNKLMTSVNKYFTMLWNNKGEEYTLPLSAYQEDSTWLKDIAYRLQLILGFTTF, from the coding sequence ATGAGTTCTTTTTCAAATAATAAATCACCGATTCATGCTGCACAGCGTAAATCATCCCGTCGATTTCAACGTTCCCATTGGGTTCGTTATGTCCTCGGACTACTGATAGTCTGGCTTATCGCCGTTATGATCTATCAGACAAATAAACCGTTACCTCCCGGGGTATCATATGAGAGTCCTCTTTATACTGTCGATCATGTTAACTTTTATTATGATCTGACCTATCCTGCACCCGGAACAGGAGATCGATTTACACAAAAACGACAAATTTATGACAGAATACTTAAAATGATCGATTCCGCTCAACAATATGTGATTATTGATATATTCTTATTTAACGATTATGTACATAAAGGGCAAAAGTATCCTAAATTGAGTGAAGGATTAGCTGATAAATTAATTGAACGCAAAAAAGCAGTGCCTGATCTCAAAGTGGTGTTTATTACAGATGAAGTGAATACCAATTATAATTCTGGACCCAATGGGTTACTGGAAAAGCTTAAACAGAATGGTATTGATGTCGTGCTGACAGATGTTGATCCATTGCGCGATTCGACTCCGGTATACTCGGCGATCTGGCGTACCTTTTTCCAATGGTTCGGACAAGCAGGCAAAGGCTGGGTTCCGAATATGATGGCTACCGATGGTCCTGATGTCACGTTCCGTTCGTATCTGAAACTGATTAATGTCAAAGCCAATCATCGTAAAGTGGTCGCTACTGAAAATAGTGCACTTGTCTCAACAGGTAATGTGCATGATGCGAGTGCTTATCATTCCAATGTTGCTTTTGAAGTGCAAGGGCCGATTATCGGTGATATTTTAAAATCCGAACAAGCGGTTATTGATCTATCTGGCAGTTCAGTGCAATTGCCTACGTATAAAGAACCTGCAAGTAATGCGACAAAACCTAAAGGAGAAATTCAGCTTCGTTATATTACTGAAGGTAAAGTGTTTGATCGCTTGCTTGAAGCGATTGATGATACGAAGCAAGGCGATACACTCTGGATGGGAATGTTCTACCTGGCGGATAAAGATGTCACCAGCAGACTGATGGAAGCATCCAAACGCGGTGTCAAAATCCAACTGATTCTCGATCCGAACCAGAACGCTTTTGGACAGGATAAAATCGGTATCCCGAATCGTCCTGTAGCTGCTGAACTCAAAAATGCTTCAAGCGGCAAAATCGATGTACGCTGGTATAACACAACGGATGAGCAGTACCATACCAAAATGATGTATATCGATAAAGCATCAGGTAATGATCTGATTATCGGTGGTTCTTCTAACTTTACGCCGCGTAATCTTAAAGATTATAATCTGGAAAATGATTTCTGGATCTCTGCACCGGGCGATAATAAGTTAATGACCAGTGTTAACAAATACTTTACGATGCTGTGGAATAATAAAGGAGAAGAATATACATTGCCGTTAAGCGCCTATCAAGAAGATAGCACATGGCTGAAAGATATCGCTTATCGTCTGCAATTAATTCTAGGATTCACAACATTCTAA
- a CDS encoding esterase/lipase family protein produces the protein MKKVSSSFRLMLTVLLVFACSVGVFAPQQAKAATTRTPVIFVHGLGGTASNFTYIESYLSRQGWASNELYAIELPSKSGNQLLNAATISRKVDEVLAQTGSQKVNIVAHSMGGANSLYYILNNGGLSKVDKLVTIGGANRLTTNRAPDGIKVTSIYTINDQIVANQLSMLDGANNIRVFGMAHIGLLYSPSVSGLIKTALEE, from the coding sequence ATGAAAAAAGTGAGTTCATCTTTTCGTTTGATGCTAACTGTATTGCTAGTATTTGCATGTAGTGTAGGGGTATTTGCACCTCAGCAAGCAAAAGCGGCTACAACACGTACACCGGTTATTTTCGTTCATGGTCTTGGGGGAACAGCTAGTAACTTTACCTACATAGAAAGCTACCTAAGTCGTCAAGGATGGGCTTCTAACGAATTATATGCAATTGAACTTCCTAGTAAAAGCGGTAACCAACTGCTTAATGCAGCTACAATCAGTCGCAAAGTCGATGAAGTTCTAGCTCAAACAGGTAGCCAAAAAGTAAATATTGTCGCTCATAGTATGGGCGGTGCTAACAGTCTGTATTATATTTTGAACAACGGTGGTCTTTCAAAAGTAGACAAATTAGTAACTATCGGTGGTGCTAACCGCTTAACGACTAACAGAGCACCTGACGGAATCAAAGTCACTTCGATCTATACGATCAATGATCAGATCGTAGCAAACCAATTATCTATGCTAGACGGAGCAAACAATATTCGTGTCTTCGGCATGGCTCATATCGGATTATTATACAGCCCTTCTGTAAGTGGTCTGATCAAGACAGCACTGGAAGAATAG
- the cls gene encoding cardiolipin synthase: MRKSVLGVLIIIMLFGLYYVGFDLLGPTTGTIISIFSTLSVISIGFIIFIDNRQPAVTMAWILLLALLPVVGVFFYFWFGQNVFKRHKYEKKAKRDRQVYQMIENAGMQTALDLSSLREDHQRLLQLSQRLAVTPVSQATETTILTNGGQTFTALLEALETAEHHIHMEYYIYRADDIGTRIQQILIEKAQAGIEVRFMVDAVGSMQLPRLFLQEMREAGVQVGIFGEARILLLSSQVNYRNHRKIVVIDGNIGFIGGLNVGDEYLSRSQTYGFWRDTHMQIRGEGVRTLQIIFLQDWLHVTGETCLDQVYFSPRLIASQHGAVQMIASGPDNDLRVLKHVFFSMITSAKQSVWLATPYFIPDESILTALRMAALSGLDVRILFPGKPDKRLPFYASHSYFVTLLEAGVRIYEYEKGFLHSKLLIVDGEIATIGTANMDMRSFHLNFEVNALLVETESVHQMVRDFERDLNSASLIIQDRFACRKVVQRLVESAARLISPML, translated from the coding sequence TTGCGTAAAAGTGTGCTAGGGGTACTGATTATCATTATGTTATTTGGTCTGTATTATGTAGGGTTTGATCTACTGGGCCCAACAACAGGTACGATCATTAGTATATTTTCCACACTCAGTGTTATATCGATCGGATTTATTATTTTTATAGATAATCGTCAGCCAGCGGTCACAATGGCATGGATTTTGCTGTTGGCTTTGTTGCCGGTCGTAGGTGTCTTTTTCTACTTCTGGTTTGGACAAAATGTATTCAAGCGTCATAAGTATGAAAAGAAAGCTAAGCGAGATCGGCAAGTGTATCAGATGATTGAAAATGCAGGGATGCAGACTGCACTTGATCTATCGTCGTTACGTGAAGATCATCAGCGCTTATTGCAATTGTCTCAACGATTAGCGGTTACACCTGTTTCACAAGCGACCGAAACGACTATTTTGACCAATGGTGGACAGACGTTTACCGCCTTGTTGGAAGCGCTAGAAACAGCTGAACATCATATTCATATGGAATATTATATTTATCGTGCAGATGATATCGGCACACGTATTCAGCAGATTCTTATTGAAAAAGCACAGGCTGGTATAGAAGTTCGTTTTATGGTGGACGCTGTAGGAAGTATGCAGTTACCTCGTTTGTTTCTACAAGAGATGAGGGAAGCAGGAGTACAAGTCGGTATATTTGGCGAAGCACGTATTTTATTATTATCCAGTCAGGTGAATTATCGGAATCACCGCAAAATTGTAGTGATCGATGGCAATATTGGATTTATCGGTGGGCTTAATGTAGGCGATGAATATCTAAGTCGCAGTCAGACGTATGGATTCTGGCGGGATACTCATATGCAGATCAGAGGCGAAGGTGTACGTACGTTGCAGATTATCTTTTTACAAGATTGGCTGCATGTGACAGGAGAGACTTGTCTGGATCAAGTATACTTTTCTCCGCGATTAATCGCTTCTCAACATGGAGCAGTCCAGATGATTGCAAGTGGGCCGGATAATGATCTACGTGTGCTCAAACATGTCTTTTTTTCCATGATTACCTCGGCGAAGCAATCGGTCTGGTTAGCAACTCCGTACTTTATACCGGACGAAAGTATACTCACAGCATTGCGGATGGCGGCATTATCTGGATTAGATGTCCGTATACTTTTCCCAGGTAAGCCGGATAAACGACTTCCTTTTTATGCGTCTCATTCGTATTTTGTGACTTTGCTCGAAGCAGGTGTACGCATCTATGAATATGAAAAAGGATTTTTACATTCCAAACTGCTCATTGTAGACGGGGAGATTGCTACGATTGGAACAGCGAATATGGATATGCGTAGTTTTCATCTGAATTTTGAAGTGAATGCTTTACTTGTAGAAACGGAAAGTGTTCATCAGATGGTACGAGATTTTGAACGTGATCTGAATTCTGCCAGCTTAATTATTCAAGATCGATTTGCCTGTCGTAAAGTAGTGCAACGTCTAGTAGAATCGGCAGCCCGATTGATTTCTCCGATGTTGTAA
- a CDS encoding TetR/AcrR family transcriptional regulator: protein MTTKPQLLTIALSQFAQHGYEGTSLADIASEAGIKKPSIYAHFKSKEDLFLNVLRQTFREFKRRIIRYMIHHVDIPLQDRLYQLIAFLQQQYSDDAMIKFVMRMCFFPHSASEKEIIPLVYALIDDLEARLLRLLDVHVDQHHLQLVVSTTEAAKGYMTVVDGVMIDMLYSEPSRSVQRLNVIFPIYWRGITLSATTT, encoded by the coding sequence ATGACGACAAAGCCACAGTTATTAACGATAGCTCTTTCTCAGTTTGCACAACATGGATATGAAGGCACTTCTTTGGCTGATATCGCTAGTGAAGCAGGGATCAAAAAACCTTCGATCTATGCTCATTTTAAAAGCAAAGAAGATTTGTTTCTGAATGTACTTCGTCAGACTTTTCGTGAATTTAAGCGACGAATTATTCGTTATATGATTCATCATGTTGATATCCCGTTACAAGATCGGTTGTATCAATTGATCGCCTTTTTGCAACAACAGTATTCAGATGATGCGATGATCAAATTCGTTATGCGGATGTGTTTTTTTCCACATTCGGCTTCCGAAAAAGAAATTATCCCTCTAGTGTATGCGCTAATTGATGATTTGGAAGCAAGGCTGTTGCGATTATTGGATGTGCACGTAGATCAACATCATCTGCAATTGGTAGTATCTACAACCGAAGCTGCCAAAGGATATATGACTGTCGTCGATGGAGTCATGATCGATATGTTGTACAGTGAACCTTCTCGATCGGTGCAACGGTTAAATGTAATTTTCCCTATTTACTGGCGCGGGATTACGCTATCGGCAACAACGACTTAA
- a CDS encoding DMT family transporter — MNRNWLYVLIGGCIEVVWVSGLKHAATPFEWLLTAVGIAISFYLIIKASTRLPVGTVYAVFTGIGTAGTVAAEMIIFGEPFHWLKVILILVLMIGVAGLKLVTDNGAKEEAHSATVKAGEA; from the coding sequence ATGAATCGCAATTGGTTATACGTATTAATAGGAGGATGTATCGAAGTGGTCTGGGTATCCGGACTAAAACACGCTGCAACTCCCTTTGAATGGTTACTTACCGCTGTAGGTATAGCGATCAGCTTTTATCTTATTATCAAAGCATCTACTCGCTTACCTGTCGGTACAGTCTATGCCGTCTTTACTGGAATTGGTACAGCTGGAACAGTCGCTGCTGAAATGATTATTTTCGGTGAACCTTTCCACTGGCTCAAAGTGATCCTGATTCTTGTATTGATGATCGGTGTCGCTGGATTGAAATTAGTCACTGATAATGGTGCCAAAGAAGAAGCTCATTCTGCTACAGTGAAAGCAGGTGAAGCATAA
- a CDS encoding DMT family transporter produces MSWIALVVAGGFEVVGVIMMNRIVRHKSLLNYLLMILTFAGSFSCLTIAMNGIPMGTAYAIWTGIGTVGGTLVGMLMYGEAKSGLRILFIAMIIASAIGLKLIA; encoded by the coding sequence ATGTCTTGGATCGCATTGGTAGTGGCTGGTGGATTTGAAGTGGTTGGTGTAATTATGATGAATCGTATTGTTCGTCATAAGTCTTTGCTCAATTATCTTTTAATGATTTTGACATTTGCAGGTAGCTTCTCTTGTCTAACGATTGCTATGAACGGTATTCCGATGGGAACAGCTTATGCGATCTGGACAGGAATCGGTACAGTCGGCGGTACATTAGTCGGCATGTTGATGTACGGCGAAGCCAAAAGTGGACTGCGGATTTTATTTATCGCGATGATTATTGCGTCAGCGATAGGACTTAAATTGATTGCGTAA
- a CDS encoding 1-phosphofructokinase family hexose kinase, producing the protein MITTVTLNTALDIIYRAPAFHMDQVHRLPGITVPGGKGINAARVIHTLGESVTATGFVAGYNGQKMQFLLQQEGVRCEFIEVQGETRLAITVLDQQQGTQTELIEQASSYVTPESLILLEQQIEKAARTSAWVLFSGSIPEGCPADLYATLIQIAKAQGAQTALDASGEALRYGLQASPDLVKPNEDEACAWAGIPTADHYSDQTLDDVLTAMLDHGVQMATISLGKHGAIAAQGSARYRLHVPQLDIVSALGSGDAMAAGMVTAAYRGAELAEMLRYGAACGSACALQPIAGKVDLQDVQHILQHIKITPES; encoded by the coding sequence TTGATTACAACAGTTACGTTAAATACAGCACTAGATATTATTTATCGTGCTCCTGCTTTTCATATGGATCAGGTGCACCGCTTACCGGGGATTACTGTTCCTGGTGGCAAAGGGATCAATGCTGCACGTGTGATTCATACTCTTGGTGAATCCGTGACAGCGACAGGGTTTGTGGCAGGCTACAATGGACAGAAAATGCAATTTCTGTTGCAACAAGAAGGCGTACGCTGTGAATTTATCGAAGTCCAAGGCGAGACAAGGCTGGCGATCACTGTACTGGATCAACAACAAGGTACACAGACAGAATTGATCGAGCAAGCTTCTTCGTATGTCACCCCTGAATCTTTGATCCTTTTGGAACAGCAGATTGAAAAAGCAGCCCGTACGTCAGCATGGGTATTATTTTCCGGTAGTATTCCTGAAGGTTGCCCTGCTGATCTGTATGCTACACTGATTCAGATCGCCAAAGCACAGGGTGCCCAAACAGCACTAGATGCAAGTGGAGAAGCATTACGTTACGGCTTACAAGCTTCTCCTGATCTGGTGAAGCCTAATGAAGATGAAGCTTGCGCATGGGCGGGCATTCCTACGGCTGATCACTATTCTGACCAGACCTTAGACGATGTATTAACCGCTATGCTGGATCATGGGGTACAAATGGCTACGATCTCTTTAGGCAAACATGGCGCGATAGCTGCTCAAGGCTCTGCACGTTATCGACTGCATGTGCCACAGCTTGATATTGTGAGCGCGCTTGGTAGTGGAGATGCGATGGCAGCAGGTATGGTAACAGCCGCTTATCGCGGAGCAGAACTGGCTGAGATGCTTCGATATGGCGCTGCTTGCGGAAGTGCATGTGCCCTTCAACCGATCGCTGGTAAAGTAGATCTACAAGACGTACAACATATCCTTCAGCACATAAAAATAACCCCTGAGTCATAA
- a CDS encoding TorD/DmsD family molecular chaperone: MTMYTELETHQSRQEWLYSRVMTYRLLSEMLERKPTLSKLIEWKKEASKINRLFTNNYALLNTLENTMLNDIMQYARQECAEYSQLFEQDQQVSYPPQASYYVTNEQGRTAYEAVVNAVYARAGIAFKKMDHETDDHIGIELEFMALLAERSAETDMHSSNRKMIAQMQIEFLEHYLIPWVPSFCAELGKTTCSPLYREWAQMLPTYLQNDLQELQKIVTRLT, translated from the coding sequence ATGACTATGTATACAGAACTGGAAACGCATCAATCTCGCCAAGAATGGTTGTACAGTCGTGTAATGACGTATCGTCTGCTTAGTGAAATGTTAGAGCGCAAACCCACATTGTCCAAGTTGATCGAATGGAAAAAAGAAGCTTCCAAAATCAACCGTCTATTTACCAATAACTATGCTTTGCTGAATACGCTAGAAAATACGATGTTAAACGATATTATGCAATATGCTCGTCAAGAATGTGCAGAATACAGCCAGTTGTTCGAGCAAGATCAACAGGTCAGTTATCCACCTCAAGCGTCGTATTATGTGACAAATGAGCAAGGACGTACCGCTTATGAAGCTGTAGTCAATGCAGTATATGCACGTGCAGGGATTGCTTTCAAAAAAATGGATCACGAAACAGATGATCATATCGGTATTGAGTTAGAATTTATGGCATTATTAGCTGAGCGTTCTGCGGAGACAGATATGCATTCATCTAACCGTAAAATGATCGCTCAAATGCAAATTGAATTTTTGGAACATTATTTAATTCCGTGGGTTCCTTCATTCTGTGCTGAACTTGGTAAAACCACATGCAGTCCATTGTATCGTGAATGGGCTCAGATGCTACCGACATATCTGCAAAATGATTTGCAAGAACTTCAAAAGATTGTTACTCGCTTAACGTAA
- the mobA gene encoding molybdenum cofactor guanylyltransferase — protein MRSSLKYTGIILAGGQSSRMGQNKALLTIADHTIIERVAKALQPVVSSLWIAGNHTADYSFLNIRSVPDRFPGQGPLAGLHAALSQIRSEWYVVSACDLPFASTVLMQQLIEHTDIKRIQAIIPMQAGRIHPLYAVYHHSVLPSLQLALEHNQLRVRDWLDQQQVHYVEIESLYQSQSKLQSSFQSISEYSLYNMNDPQSYEQVLRILKQYPSLL, from the coding sequence ATGCGATCCTCTTTGAAATATACAGGTATTATTTTAGCAGGCGGTCAATCTAGCCGTATGGGTCAGAATAAAGCGTTATTAACTATTGCTGATCATACCATTATTGAACGTGTAGCCAAAGCGTTACAGCCAGTAGTCTCTTCATTATGGATTGCAGGGAATCATACGGCGGATTATTCATTTTTGAATATCCGTAGTGTGCCTGATCGTTTTCCCGGACAAGGGCCGCTTGCTGGTCTACATGCAGCACTATCACAGATTAGAAGCGAGTGGTATGTAGTCAGTGCTTGTGATTTACCTTTTGCCAGTACTGTATTGATGCAACAGCTTATAGAACATACCGATATCAAAAGGATACAAGCGATTATTCCGATGCAAGCCGGGCGTATTCACCCATTATATGCTGTCTATCACCATAGTGTATTGCCGTCACTACAACTAGCGTTAGAACATAACCAATTACGTGTACGAGATTGGTTAGATCAGCAACAGGTACATTACGTAGAGATCGAATCATTATACCAATCACAGAGCAAGTTACAGTCTTCTTTTCAAAGTATATCGGAGTATAGCTTATATAATATGAATGATCCACAGTCGTATGAGCAGGTTTTGCGTATTTTGAAGCAATATCCTTCTTTATTGTAG